The Nitrogeniibacter aestuarii genome has a window encoding:
- a CDS encoding cytochrome b5 domain-containing protein: protein MMKRLFQFSTVLFWGAVFSVWAAGQAESEKTQTPVTPSYTLAEVAQHATEADCWMAIHGAVYDLSAYLPEHPTRPSIILPWCGKEATEAYDTKTRGRPHSPGADALLTHYRIGDLTP, encoded by the coding sequence ATGATGAAGCGACTGTTTCAGTTCAGCACCGTCTTGTTCTGGGGGGCTGTCTTCAGCGTGTGGGCGGCGGGTCAGGCCGAATCCGAGAAGACGCAAACGCCGGTGACGCCCAGCTACACCCTGGCCGAGGTGGCACAACACGCCACCGAAGCCGACTGCTGGATGGCCATCCACGGGGCCGTGTATGACCTCAGTGCCTATCTGCCCGAGCACCCGACACGCCCGTCGATCATCCTGCCCTGGTGCGGCAAGGAGGCCACCGAGGCCTACGACACCAAGACGCGGGGCCGACCTCACTCGCCCGGGGCGGACGCGTTGCTGACCCACTACCGCATTGGCGATCTGACGCCCTAG
- a CDS encoding alpha-ketoglutarate-dependent dioxygenase AlkB family protein: MTRPATGMLPHPDPAVRLQPHASQPLLGCARLWDAASADRIFEALYKSIPWSDGGYQVAGRRMALSRCQCWFSDPGVAYRYHDQLQNAHAWTPLLDELRAVVEAATGRRFNAVLANLYRNGEDRVSWHADDDDDLGPMAEIASLSVGATRHFCWRPKPGTPGVPGRLPVPGGMLLFMQAPFQRDWEHAVLPESGVESPRVNLTFRQVLAGR, encoded by the coding sequence ATGACACGGCCTGCGACCGGCATGCTGCCTCATCCTGATCCGGCGGTGCGCCTGCAGCCGCATGCCAGCCAGCCCTTGCTGGGCTGTGCGCGCCTGTGGGACGCGGCCAGCGCCGATCGCATCTTCGAGGCGCTGTACAAGAGCATTCCCTGGAGCGACGGGGGGTATCAGGTGGCCGGCCGGCGGATGGCCCTGTCGCGCTGCCAGTGCTGGTTCTCCGATCCGGGCGTGGCTTATCGCTATCACGACCAGTTGCAGAATGCCCACGCGTGGACGCCGCTGCTCGACGAACTCAGAGCCGTCGTCGAGGCCGCGACCGGCCGGCGCTTCAACGCGGTGTTGGCCAATCTCTATCGCAATGGTGAAGATCGGGTCAGCTGGCATGCGGATGACGACGACGATCTGGGGCCCATGGCCGAGATCGCGTCGCTCAGTGTCGGGGCGACCCGGCATTTCTGCTGGCGGCCCAAACCCGGTACGCCGGGGGTGCCCGGACGTCTTCCGGTGCCCGGTGGCATGCTGCTGTTCATGCAAGCCCCGTTTCAGCGTGACTGGGAACATGCCGTGCTCCCCGAATCGGGGGTCGAATCCCCCCGGGTGAATCTGACCTTCCGGCAGGTGCTGGCAGGCCGCTGA